The Phragmitibacter flavus genome includes a window with the following:
- a CDS encoding GatB/YqeY domain-containing protein, with translation MSTIAARLTEDMKTAMKAKDSVTLNVVRGLKSSLKYAAIEKAGADGELDDNEALVVIRREIKKRQDSVSQYESGGRPELAATEKAEIAVLENYLPAAMSEADLIALVDAVIAETGATTKKDMGKVMKLLQERSEGRADNKVLSTEVNKRLG, from the coding sequence ATGAGCACCATCGCCGCCCGCCTGACCGAAGACATGAAAACCGCCATGAAGGCGAAGGACTCCGTCACGCTCAACGTGGTGCGCGGCCTCAAGTCCTCCCTCAAATACGCCGCCATTGAAAAAGCCGGTGCCGATGGCGAACTCGACGACAACGAAGCCCTCGTGGTCATCCGTCGTGAAATCAAAAAACGTCAGGACTCCGTCAGTCAATACGAGAGCGGTGGCCGACCTGAACTTGCCGCCACCGAGAAAGCCGAAATCGCCGTCCTTGAAAACTACCTGCCGGCCGCGATGAGCGAAGCCGACCTCATCGCCCTGGTCGATGCCGTAATCGCCGAAACCGGTGCCACCACCAAGAAAGACATGGGCAAGGTCATGAAACTCCTCCAGGAACGCAGCGAAGGCCGCGCCGACAACAAAGTGCTCAGCACCGAAGTCAACAAAAGGCTCGGTTGA
- the ispD gene encoding 2-C-methyl-D-erythritol 4-phosphate cytidylyltransferase, which translates to MTSALIVAAGSSRRMGFQKLTASLLGKPVLRWTLEAFDNCPAIDHLVVVVSDATRELVRAWAADGMLRKPVTLSEGGAERHISVYGGLKKLPPSTELVAVHDGARPLITSDQIIRCINRAREIKAVACARPVTETLKRVDENGVITGSVDRKDTWIMETPQIFDRNLLCQAYERVMQQNLTVTDEVSAVQLLGHHVFVLENPESNLKITYPTDLLLAEQLLQARL; encoded by the coding sequence ATGACCTCCGCCCTCATCGTTGCCGCCGGCAGCAGCCGCCGCATGGGTTTTCAAAAACTCACCGCCAGCCTCCTCGGCAAACCCGTCCTGCGATGGACGCTTGAAGCCTTCGACAACTGTCCCGCCATCGATCACCTCGTCGTTGTCGTCAGTGACGCCACCCGTGAACTCGTGCGCGCCTGGGCAGCCGACGGCATGCTGCGCAAACCCGTCACCCTCAGCGAAGGCGGTGCCGAGCGCCACATCAGCGTCTACGGGGGTCTTAAGAAGCTTCCTCCATCGACCGAACTCGTCGCCGTTCACGACGGAGCCCGACCCCTCATCACCTCCGATCAGATCATCCGCTGCATAAACCGCGCCCGCGAAATCAAAGCCGTCGCCTGCGCCCGTCCCGTCACGGAAACGCTCAAACGGGTCGATGAAAACGGCGTGATCACCGGCTCCGTGGATCGCAAGGACACCTGGATCATGGAAACGCCCCAGATCTTTGACCGCAACCTGCTGTGCCAGGCCTACGAACGCGTCATGCAGCAAAACCTCACCGTCACCGACGAAGTCTCCGCCGTCCAACTCCTCGGTCACCACGTTTTTGTCCTCGAGAATCCCGAGTCCAATCTCAAGATCACTTACCCCACCGACCTCCTGCTCGCCGAGCAACTCCTCCAGGCCCGGCTGTGA
- the tgt gene encoding tRNA guanosine(34) transglycosylase Tgt, which translates to MFTLLGSDPHSLARRGRLVTPHGTIETPVFMPVGTQGSVKTVHPAELKALEAQIILGNTYHLAVRPGMEVMREAGGLHKFANWDGPILTDSGGFQVFSLGKIRKIKEDGVHFQNHVDGSPMVLGPESAMEIQATLGSDIAMLFDECPPHPCTFEYASTSLDLTLRWAKRCREWIDKNQPQTNGQPQLHFGIVQGSSFAELRARSAKELVAMGFDGYAVGGVSVGEPEPEMMAAVENSIPFLPHDKPRYAMGLGTPPQMLEMIARGIDMFDCVLPTRLARHSTLFTKNGTVNIKNQTFARDFGPLDEDTHPLCHGFTRAYVRHLIKAGEILGLRLISLHNLHFYLSLMSRARKALEEGYFNEFRKEFTANYKTHTSTPDSTSTPTPSPS; encoded by the coding sequence ATGTTCACCTTATTAGGCTCCGATCCCCACTCGCTCGCACGGCGGGGAAGGCTCGTCACGCCCCACGGGACCATCGAAACGCCCGTCTTCATGCCCGTCGGCACCCAGGGCTCCGTCAAAACCGTCCATCCCGCCGAACTCAAGGCCCTCGAAGCCCAAATCATCCTCGGCAACACTTATCATCTCGCCGTCCGCCCCGGCATGGAAGTCATGCGCGAAGCCGGCGGACTCCATAAATTCGCCAACTGGGACGGTCCCATCCTCACCGACTCCGGTGGCTTCCAGGTCTTCTCCCTCGGCAAAATTCGCAAGATCAAAGAAGACGGCGTCCATTTCCAAAACCACGTCGACGGCTCCCCGATGGTTCTTGGACCCGAAAGCGCCATGGAAATTCAGGCCACGCTCGGCTCCGACATCGCCATGCTGTTCGATGAGTGCCCACCGCACCCCTGCACTTTCGAATACGCCAGCACCAGCCTCGACCTCACCCTGCGCTGGGCCAAACGCTGTCGTGAATGGATCGACAAAAACCAGCCTCAGACCAACGGCCAGCCCCAGCTGCACTTCGGCATCGTGCAAGGTTCATCCTTCGCTGAACTGCGCGCCCGTTCCGCCAAGGAACTGGTCGCCATGGGATTCGATGGATATGCCGTCGGCGGCGTCAGCGTCGGCGAGCCCGAACCTGAAATGATGGCCGCCGTGGAGAACAGCATCCCTTTTCTTCCGCACGACAAACCGCGCTACGCCATGGGCCTCGGCACCCCGCCGCAAATGCTCGAAATGATCGCCCGCGGCATCGACATGTTCGACTGCGTGCTGCCCACCCGGCTGGCCCGTCACAGCACCCTTTTCACCAAAAACGGCACCGTCAACATCAAGAACCAAACCTTCGCCCGCGACTTCGGTCCGCTTGACGAAGACACCCATCCGCTCTGTCACGGATTCACCCGTGCCTACGTCCGACACCTCATCAAAGCGGGCGAAATCCTGGGATTACGGTTGATTTCCCTCCACAATCTGCATTTCTACCTGTCCCTCATGTCCCGCGCCCGCAAAGCGCTGGAGGAAGGCTATTTCAACGAATTCCGTAAAGAGTTCACCGCCAACTACAAAACGCATACGTCAACGCCAGATTCAACGTCAACGCCAACGCCATCGCCATCATGA
- the yajC gene encoding preprotein translocase subunit YajC, with the protein MTIITTALLAQTAAPAPGGGGLFGNPLVFMILMMVVMYFILIRPQQKKQKEAQNLQKALAPGDQIVTIGGAHGTVTTVHEKTVTIRVAEGKIEFDRTAIASRISPTVESK; encoded by the coding sequence ATGACCATCATCACCACCGCCCTACTCGCCCAAACCGCAGCACCAGCCCCTGGCGGCGGCGGACTCTTCGGCAACCCGCTCGTATTCATGATCCTCATGATGGTGGTCATGTATTTCATCCTCATCCGCCCCCAGCAGAAGAAGCAGAAGGAAGCCCAAAACCTGCAAAAAGCCCTCGCTCCGGGAGATCAGATCGTCACCATCGGCGGAGCCCACGGCACCGTCACCACCGTGCATGAAAAAACCGTCACCATCCGCGTGGCTGAAGGGAAAATCGAATTCGACCGCACCGCGATTGCCTCACGCATCTCTCCGACCGTTGAAAGCAAATAA
- the secD gene encoding protein translocase subunit SecD: MHTPEITFLYGAVLLFLLFFYLGTAKHRSKKIAGTVLTLGISAFCLWAFFDIGIKRGIDLGGGSSFTVQLSPGVSDDGSQKIITSDSVQQAIGILEKRLNPDGAKDLQLVPQGTDRINIQMPGVGPEEVEAVRKQIEQVAHLEFRLVHRNSEGELASMKATGRPAIGYVEMPGTEHKTDPTAPASYLVSARPDLEGKYVKNAYAYPDPLQGWTIGLDFDSLGADLFAKLTSAHVGERLAIIVDGEVISAPNLKDAILTGSAVISGDYKEAQARGLATALENPLENPMSIIEESSVTAAFGEQTVKQGIYTGYISAVLIALFLVIYYRFAGLIALIGLAVCMLVVFGALALFNFTLTMPGIAGLVLTMGMAVDANVLIYERLREEIKNGKSIASALESSFEKAFSAIFDANFTTLISAVVLFYLASGLVKGFAVTLTIGIFGTMLGALIVTRVVFNWLIDANLLKKITVTQIIPDRIFNVMSLSRAFFIGTLLATVVVVGMFFVKGKEAIGIDFRGGALTRFEIKEGQRIEASSVEAILTEAGLKGFYVQESSTGTNELITVRSEYEDGTKVKSLVEAKHADQVSGGQIERVGSVVGKELAIRSLIAYAIAMIGMLIYLTIFYEWSFALAAMVALFHDCVLAIGVSVLFGQQLSVIHIGALLTVAGYSLNDTIIVFDRIREMLKTRSGSLRDLMNEAVSATLSRTLLTSVTVLMSMGVLYVYGGPSMRDFALPILIGVVVGTYSSIYIASALVLWYVRVTGKNLRNQILETEARREAIKNAASTGA, encoded by the coding sequence ATGCACACCCCGGAAATCACCTTCCTCTACGGAGCCGTCCTGCTGTTCCTGCTGTTCTTCTACCTCGGCACCGCGAAGCACCGCAGCAAAAAGATCGCCGGCACCGTCCTTACCCTCGGCATCAGCGCATTTTGTCTGTGGGCCTTCTTCGACATCGGCATTAAACGCGGCATCGACCTCGGCGGCGGCAGCTCCTTCACCGTGCAGCTCAGCCCCGGCGTCAGCGACGACGGCAGCCAGAAAATCATCACCTCCGACTCCGTCCAACAGGCCATCGGCATCCTGGAGAAGCGTCTTAACCCCGACGGTGCCAAAGACCTCCAGCTCGTCCCCCAGGGCACCGACCGCATCAACATCCAGATGCCCGGCGTCGGCCCTGAAGAAGTTGAAGCCGTCCGTAAACAGATCGAACAGGTCGCCCACCTTGAGTTTCGCCTCGTCCATCGCAACAGCGAAGGCGAACTCGCCTCCATGAAGGCCACCGGTCGTCCGGCCATCGGTTACGTGGAAATGCCCGGCACCGAACACAAGACGGATCCCACCGCACCCGCCAGCTACCTCGTCAGTGCCCGTCCCGACCTCGAAGGCAAATACGTCAAAAATGCCTACGCCTATCCTGATCCTCTTCAAGGCTGGACCATCGGTCTCGACTTCGACAGCCTTGGCGCCGATCTCTTCGCCAAACTCACCAGCGCGCATGTCGGCGAACGCCTCGCCATCATCGTGGATGGCGAAGTGATCTCCGCCCCCAACCTCAAAGACGCCATCCTCACCGGCAGCGCCGTCATTTCCGGCGACTACAAGGAGGCCCAGGCACGCGGCCTCGCCACCGCCCTCGAGAACCCTCTCGAAAACCCGATGTCCATCATCGAGGAAAGCTCCGTCACCGCCGCGTTCGGTGAACAGACCGTCAAACAGGGCATCTACACCGGCTACATCTCCGCCGTGCTCATTGCCCTGTTCCTGGTCATCTACTACCGCTTCGCCGGCCTCATCGCCCTCATCGGCCTGGCCGTCTGCATGCTGGTGGTCTTCGGTGCCCTCGCCCTCTTCAACTTCACGCTCACCATGCCGGGGATCGCCGGTCTCGTGCTCACCATGGGCATGGCAGTGGATGCCAACGTGCTGATCTACGAACGACTGCGAGAAGAGATCAAAAACGGCAAGAGCATCGCCTCCGCCCTTGAATCCTCCTTTGAAAAAGCGTTCTCCGCGATTTTCGACGCCAACTTCACCACCCTCATCTCCGCCGTCGTTCTCTTCTACCTCGCCAGCGGCCTGGTCAAAGGTTTCGCCGTCACCCTCACCATCGGGATCTTCGGCACCATGCTCGGTGCGCTCATCGTCACCCGCGTGGTCTTCAACTGGTTGATCGACGCCAACCTCCTCAAGAAAATCACCGTGACGCAGATCATCCCTGACCGGATTTTCAATGTGATGAGCCTGTCACGCGCCTTCTTCATCGGCACCTTGCTTGCCACCGTCGTGGTGGTCGGCATGTTCTTCGTCAAAGGCAAGGAGGCCATCGGCATTGACTTCCGCGGTGGAGCCCTGACCCGCTTCGAAATCAAGGAAGGCCAGCGCATCGAAGCCTCCAGCGTCGAAGCCATCCTCACCGAAGCCGGCCTCAAAGGCTTCTACGTGCAGGAAAGCAGCACCGGCACCAACGAACTCATCACCGTGCGCAGCGAATACGAAGACGGAACCAAGGTCAAAAGCCTCGTTGAAGCCAAACACGCCGATCAGGTCTCCGGCGGCCAGATCGAACGCGTCGGCTCCGTGGTTGGCAAAGAACTCGCCATCCGCTCCCTCATTGCCTACGCGATCGCCATGATCGGCATGCTCATCTATCTGACCATCTTCTACGAATGGTCGTTCGCCCTCGCCGCCATGGTCGCACTGTTCCACGACTGCGTGCTGGCGATTGGCGTCTCCGTGTTGTTCGGCCAGCAACTCTCCGTCATTCACATCGGCGCGTTGCTCACCGTTGCCGGCTATTCCCTGAACGACACCATCATCGTGTTTGACCGTATCCGTGAGATGCTCAAAACCCGCAGCGGCAGCCTGCGCGACCTGATGAACGAAGCCGTCTCCGCCACCCTGAGCCGCACCCTTCTCACCAGCGTTACCGTGTTGATGTCGATGGGCGTTCTCTATGTGTATGGCGGTCCTTCCATGCGCGATTTCGCCCTGCCAATCCTCATTGGTGTGGTGGTCGGAACCTATTCCTCCATCTACATCGCCTCCGCACTGGTGCTCTGGTATGTGAGGGTCACCGGCAAGAACCTCCGCAACCAGATCCTCGAAACCGAAGCCCGTCGCGAAGCCATCAAAAACGCCGCTTCGACTGGAGCCTGA
- a CDS encoding alpha/beta hydrolase family protein gives MMKSALFPLIWLVTTVIHAAEPTLYDPSKRGAAPVIYDRDFATTGGERVVPTRIFLPAGSGPAAVILVSHGLGGSREGSNFLGEHWSARGYVTVFLQHPGSDESVWRGKPVIEARREMKRAANAANYLLRIADVRTVLDGLEKASTQSGDRLAGRLDLKRVGMSGHSFGAKTTQALGGEQQVGLGGARSAADSRIKAALPMSPSPAAMGDPSDSFGAVKIPWMLMTGTDDGAPSGVVSTTPEDRRKVYPALPMGDHYELVLYGAEHSVFTERRLPAERNPRNPNHHRAILAISTAFWDAHLMGNAAALEWLRKEARSVLESADVFQVKKADADQTRAPK, from the coding sequence ATGATGAAGTCTGCTCTATTTCCCCTGATATGGTTGGTGACGACCGTGATTCATGCAGCCGAACCGACGTTGTATGATCCATCAAAACGAGGCGCGGCCCCGGTCATTTATGATCGTGATTTCGCGACTACCGGTGGAGAGCGGGTGGTGCCGACGCGCATTTTTTTACCGGCAGGCTCTGGTCCGGCTGCGGTGATCCTGGTGAGCCATGGGCTGGGAGGGTCGCGTGAGGGATCGAACTTTCTTGGCGAGCACTGGTCGGCCCGTGGTTATGTGACGGTTTTTCTTCAGCATCCCGGCAGTGACGAAAGCGTCTGGAGGGGCAAACCCGTGATCGAGGCACGACGGGAAATGAAACGGGCGGCCAATGCGGCGAACTACCTGCTGCGCATTGCGGATGTGAGAACGGTCTTGGATGGGCTGGAAAAGGCGTCCACCCAGTCGGGTGACCGGCTGGCGGGTCGTCTGGACTTAAAGCGTGTTGGCATGAGCGGGCATTCTTTTGGGGCCAAGACGACGCAGGCGCTCGGTGGTGAGCAGCAGGTTGGCTTGGGTGGGGCGAGGAGTGCTGCGGATTCGCGCATCAAGGCGGCACTACCGATGAGTCCGAGTCCCGCTGCCATGGGCGACCCATCCGACAGTTTTGGGGCGGTGAAGATCCCGTGGATGCTGATGACCGGCACGGACGACGGAGCGCCTTCGGGAGTGGTGTCGACGACGCCCGAGGATCGGCGCAAGGTGTATCCGGCATTACCGATGGGGGATCATTATGAGCTGGTGTTGTATGGGGCAGAGCATTCGGTGTTCACGGAAAGGCGGCTTCCTGCCGAGCGAAATCCGCGCAATCCCAATCATCATCGGGCGATCCTGGCGATCAGCACGGCGTTTTGGGATGCGCATTTGATGGGGAATGCGGCGGCGCTTGAGTGGTTGCGAAAAGAGGCGAGATCGGTGCTGGAATCGGCGGATGTGTTTCAGGTGAAAAAGGCGGACGCGGACCAGACCAGAGCCCCCAAGTAA
- a CDS encoding sulfatase family protein — MMIRSLFVLFSFSSMLLGSSPNVLLITADDLGLQLGCYGDKAVRTPHLDALAKRGRLFENAYVAQASCSPSRSAMFTGMYPHSNGQYGLVNGGFELHEPLRQQTIPALLKQAGYETAILGKLHVAPEASFPFDQRLRGDTRDVKSATAMAGKFLREVKGPFFLMANFSDPHVLGLSPRPPKEAFPTQYLGVPETPLKVGEVPPFPFQLIETQEQPERVTQYYNAVMRFDAAVGLLMAELEASGHAENTLILFVGDHGPPFFRGKTSCYEGGVRVPMMVVWPEVFKADERSAALVSTVDLLPTILDATALPLPTGLQGKSLRHTLDEKQHREYLATEFQFHGSMPFFPRRSIRDARYKLIHNLRAGEAKPTQAVDGDVSLSMAREAPYAGTRVGQAFERAANPPEFELYDLQSDPWEFDELSSKPEQAELLARMKSALLAWREETSDPLLSKEGMANMKAMEKPMTHRAGNKKRAGAAAKKEEKKVN; from the coding sequence ATGATGATTCGATCGCTTTTCGTCCTTTTTTCCTTTTCGTCCATGTTGTTGGGGTCGAGTCCCAATGTCCTGCTGATCACGGCGGATGATCTTGGCCTGCAATTGGGTTGTTATGGGGATAAAGCGGTGCGCACTCCCCATCTCGATGCGCTGGCAAAACGTGGTCGTTTGTTTGAAAACGCCTATGTGGCGCAGGCTTCGTGCAGTCCTTCGCGCAGCGCCATGTTCACGGGCATGTATCCTCATTCCAACGGTCAGTATGGATTGGTGAATGGAGGATTTGAGCTGCATGAACCGTTGCGGCAGCAGACTATTCCGGCCCTGTTGAAGCAAGCGGGGTATGAGACGGCGATTCTCGGAAAACTGCATGTCGCGCCGGAAGCGAGTTTTCCGTTTGATCAACGTTTGCGCGGCGACACTCGCGATGTGAAAAGCGCGACGGCGATGGCGGGAAAGTTTCTACGCGAGGTGAAAGGACCGTTCTTTTTGATGGCCAACTTTTCTGATCCCCACGTGCTGGGGTTGAGTCCGCGCCCGCCAAAAGAGGCGTTTCCGACCCAATACCTTGGGGTGCCGGAAACGCCGTTGAAGGTGGGTGAGGTGCCGCCTTTTCCGTTTCAGCTGATTGAAACGCAGGAGCAGCCGGAGCGGGTCACCCAGTATTACAATGCGGTGATGCGGTTTGATGCGGCGGTAGGATTATTGATGGCAGAGCTGGAGGCTTCGGGGCATGCGGAAAACACGTTGATCCTGTTTGTGGGCGATCATGGTCCGCCGTTCTTCCGTGGTAAAACCAGTTGTTATGAGGGCGGGGTGCGGGTGCCGATGATGGTGGTGTGGCCGGAGGTTTTCAAGGCGGACGAACGCAGTGCAGCGTTGGTGTCGACGGTTGATCTGCTGCCCACGATTCTTGATGCGACGGCGCTTCCCCTCCCCACTGGATTGCAGGGCAAATCCTTGCGTCACACCTTGGATGAGAAACAGCATCGGGAGTATCTCGCCACGGAGTTTCAATTTCATGGTTCGATGCCCTTCTTCCCCCGACGTTCCATCCGGGATGCACGTTACAAGTTGATCCACAATCTGCGGGCTGGTGAGGCAAAACCCACCCAGGCCGTTGATGGCGATGTGTCTCTGAGCATGGCGCGTGAAGCTCCCTATGCAGGCACCCGGGTGGGTCAGGCGTTTGAGCGGGCGGCGAATCCGCCGGAGTTTGAACTGTATGATTTGCAGTCAGACCCATGGGAGTTTGATGAGTTGTCGTCCAAACCCGAACAGGCTGAGTTACTCGCGCGCATGAAATCGGCTTTGCTGGCATGGCGCGAGGAAACCAGTGATCCGCTGCTCTCGAAAGAAGGCATGGCGAACATGAAGGCGATGGAGAAACCCATGACGCATCGGGCAGGAAACAAAAAACGTGCGGGTGCTGCGGCGAAGAAGGAAGAGAAGAAAGTGAATTAA
- a CDS encoding sulfatase family protein yields MNGLRWTGPMLVLLLNAALISTGGAAEQKPNIIVINIDDLGYADIGPFGSTTKTPHLDRMAAEGRKLMSHYAAPVCSPSRAALMTGCYPKRALPIPHVLFPAAAVGLHPDEVTMADVLKEAGYATACIGKWHLGDQPEFLPTRQGFDYFYGIPYSNDMGTVADGAKNNPGEPPPKPRARPRPKQNPNPNQSPNLNVPPRKDDETGIKATAQPPLPLLRNEQVINRVKAEQQYELTLDYTMEAREFIEQNKDRPFFLYLPHSAVHFPIYPREEFAGKSPNGAIGDWAMEVDWSVGQVLDLLRELKLDQKTLVIFTSDNGGSVRHGSKNGPLRGGKAETWEGGMRVGTIAWWPGKIPAGTSTDEITSMMDLLPTVARLGGVELSADRKIDGVDIWPVLAGTVDGKAPRDHFFYYRGFRMEAVRFGPWKLHLDKKQLYHLGDDLGEQNDVYGQHPEVVEKLQQLALTMEDDLGLDGVGPGCRPLGRVVKPLPLIDLEGVVREGMTMGVNAVRFE; encoded by the coding sequence ATGAACGGGCTCCGGTGGACCGGGCCGATGTTGGTGCTTCTGCTGAATGCAGCCTTGATATCGACGGGAGGAGCGGCGGAACAGAAACCGAACATCATCGTCATCAACATTGATGATTTGGGATATGCGGACATTGGGCCATTTGGTTCGACAACCAAAACGCCCCATCTTGACCGGATGGCGGCAGAGGGACGCAAACTGATGAGTCATTATGCGGCGCCGGTATGTTCGCCTTCGCGGGCGGCGTTGATGACGGGGTGTTATCCGAAACGGGCATTGCCGATTCCGCATGTGTTGTTTCCTGCGGCGGCGGTGGGACTGCATCCAGACGAAGTGACGATGGCGGATGTTTTGAAGGAGGCGGGTTATGCCACGGCCTGCATCGGCAAGTGGCACCTCGGGGATCAACCGGAGTTTTTGCCGACGCGACAGGGGTTCGATTATTTTTACGGCATCCCCTATTCGAATGACATGGGCACCGTGGCCGATGGGGCCAAAAATAACCCAGGGGAGCCGCCGCCCAAGCCGCGTGCGCGTCCGCGTCCAAAACAGAATCCGAATCCGAATCAAAGTCCCAATCTGAATGTGCCGCCGCGGAAGGACGATGAAACTGGCATCAAAGCCACAGCGCAGCCGCCGCTGCCGTTGTTGCGCAACGAGCAGGTGATCAATCGCGTGAAGGCGGAGCAACAGTATGAGCTGACGCTGGATTACACGATGGAGGCGAGGGAATTCATTGAGCAAAACAAGGACCGGCCCTTCTTCCTCTACCTGCCGCACAGCGCCGTGCATTTTCCGATTTATCCGCGGGAGGAGTTTGCCGGGAAATCGCCGAATGGGGCGATTGGTGACTGGGCGATGGAGGTGGATTGGAGTGTGGGCCAGGTGCTGGACCTTTTGCGCGAGTTGAAGCTCGACCAGAAGACGCTGGTGATTTTCACCTCGGACAATGGGGGTTCGGTGCGGCATGGGTCGAAGAATGGTCCATTGCGAGGCGGCAAGGCGGAGACCTGGGAGGGTGGCATGCGGGTGGGCACCATCGCGTGGTGGCCGGGCAAAATTCCTGCGGGAACGAGCACGGACGAGATCACCAGCATGATGGACCTATTGCCGACGGTGGCAAGATTGGGGGGTGTGGAGTTGTCGGCGGATCGCAAAATCGACGGCGTAGACATCTGGCCGGTGCTGGCGGGGACGGTGGACGGCAAGGCTCCGCGGGATCACTTTTTTTATTATCGCGGATTTCGCATGGAGGCGGTGCGCTTCGGTCCATGGAAGCTGCACCTTGACAAGAAGCAGCTTTATCATTTGGGCGATGATTTGGGGGAACAAAACGATGTGTATGGTCAGCATCCGGAGGTGGTGGAGAAGTTGCAACAGCTGGCGCTGACGATGGAAGATGATCTCGGTCTGGATGGAGTTGGACCTGGTTGTCGTCCGTTGGGGCGGGTGGTGAAGCCGCTGCCGTTGATCGACCTTGAGGGCGTGGTGCGCGAGGGAATGACGATGGGCGTGAATGCGGTCCGCTTTGAATAA
- a CDS encoding type II toxin-antitoxin system RelE/ParE family toxin, with translation MLQIIFNEISAAELSQLSNQIQFTLLEALNIQPEDLENNRLEGRYGVIQRGETRLFRCRAGDYRIYFAVEGTHVKIHRVLHKNSLKDFLFRSNLGSAGEDEALAESKNFWKLIEEGERTLRSVG, from the coding sequence ATGCTCCAAATCATTTTCAATGAGATCAGCGCTGCGGAGCTTTCCCAGCTTTCGAATCAGATTCAGTTCACGCTGCTTGAGGCGTTGAACATTCAGCCTGAAGATCTTGAGAACAACCGGCTGGAAGGCCGTTATGGGGTGATCCAACGCGGTGAAACCCGTTTGTTCCGCTGCCGCGCTGGGGATTACCGGATTTATTTCGCCGTTGAGGGCACGCATGTGAAGATTCACCGGGTGTTGCACAAGAATTCGCTGAAGGATTTCTTGTTCCGCAGCAACCTTGGCAGCGCAGGAGAAGACGAGGCGTTGGCCGAGTCGAAGAATTTTTGGAAGTTGATCGAAGAGGGTGAGCGGACTTTGCGTTCGGTGGGTTGA